From the genome of Bacillota bacterium:
ATCCGATATGGTGTTTCTGGGCCGGCGAACATCATGGTTCCTACAAGTAAAGAACCGCTTGAGTTTTTTGAAGACACGGTGGAACAGGTCTTTCATTACATCCTCGCGGAACCGTTTTCAGCTAAAATGTTCGTGCTAATGAGCCAGGCATTTTATAACACGGCGGCGCCGCAAAGCGTAAAAGACTTGCTTCAAGGTTTTGATATCTATACTCCGACTTCATTGATGATGAAAAAAGGTCAGGCAAACGGTACGATTCGTGAGGGTGATCCATACTCGCTGAGCATTGCTTATTGGTGCGCAATTCAGGGCATTGCGGAGCAAATGGCAATGAATCCGGATTTACCATGCCCTAAAAGCGAGTGGGTTGTAGATATGATTAGGAGGAAAGCGTAATGAAA
Proteins encoded in this window:
- a CDS encoding TetR/AcrR family transcriptional regulator produces the protein MGVRDEQREKRRIEILSAGLELFIRKGYAATKISDIARCVGMSVGLLFHYFESKEKLYEELIRYGVSGPANIMVPTSKEPLEFFEDTVEQVFHYILAEPFSAKMFVLMSQAFYNTAAPQSVKDLLQGFDIYTPTSLMMKKGQANGTIREGDPYSLSIAYWCAIQGIAEQMAMNPDLPCPKSEWVVDMIRRKA